In Candidatus Falkowbacteria bacterium, a genomic segment contains:
- a CDS encoding four helix bundle protein — MVHIKRLDRYTIGGRIDEIFLSLLELIFQSSFAFDKFEKLSLVTHAIGKCDLLKFFLQLGWEQKTIPHKLYGELTLRLDEVGRMLGGWKKSLVEKTPTKR, encoded by the coding sequence TTGGTGCATATAAAACGTCTTGACCGTTATACGATCGGCGGACGAATTGACGAGATATTTCTTTCCTTATTGGAATTAATTTTTCAATCAAGTTTTGCATTTGATAAATTCGAAAAACTGTCGCTCGTAACACATGCTATCGGGAAATGCGACTTATTAAAATTCTTTTTGCAGCTTGGTTGGGAGCAAAAAACTATTCCTCACAAACTATATGGCGAGCTGACCTTGAGGCTCGACGAAGTTGGTCGCATGCTTGGCGGCTGGAAGAAAAGCCTGGTAGAAAAAACTCCCACTAAAAGATAA
- a CDS encoding helix-turn-helix transcriptional regulator, which produces MKDDSKKLGKNLKKIRVKTNITQEEVAKKLGVDRSFISNIENGKTNPTLSTISEQKEIIGKW; this is translated from the coding sequence ATGAAAGATGATTCAAAGAAATTAGGAAAAAATTTAAAAAAAATCAGAGTAAAGACAAATATTACTCAGGAAGAAGTTGCTAAAAAGTTAGGGGTCGACCGATCTTTTATTAGTAATATTGAAAACGGAAAAACCAATCCGACTCTTTCAACTATTAGTGAGCAAAAGGAAATAATAGGGAAGTGGTAG
- the dnaX gene encoding DNA polymerase III subunit gamma/tau — MPTLYRKYRPQTFAEVAGQESIKMTLSFEITADRLAHAYLFCGPRAIGKTTMARLLAKSVNCQKRKKGSADPCNACPSCLEITQGNSLDISEIDAASHTGVDNVRDSIIAAARIAPSRSKYKVFIIDEAHMLSTAAFNALLKIMEEPPVHVMFILCTTEAHKLPLTIISRCQRFDFKKIGYAEIVKKLTRIATSEDINIEPAVIEAVARHSGGHMRDAESLFGQIISLGGESNSLKGTMITLAEAELVIPRSLLKEAITFLEFLMIKDASGAVGYVNQLVDDGVDLKIFSQDVVEMARQALLAKINPTSGIKTGLEFGDSIESRLTDVTAKFELVDISTIIERFSVAGREIKDAPISQLPLELAIVDICFGPTGEPKSQYSTPSTVRPSTKGSAPAGNTLNNQNVSSGQSSSENKQLMFTQAALNDVWQELLIRIRQHNHSLAFVIKSCNPTAGENNTIRLAFKYKIHHDRLNDPAIKGLVEGLLKDISGQSVSIIPVLDPEAIIIDTMKSDVLDVEPATIASAAVEAAGIDSSAIDNLLKTFGGKVVG; from the coding sequence ATGCCTACTCTCTATAGAAAATATCGTCCACAAACCTTTGCTGAAGTTGCCGGACAAGAGTCAATTAAAATGACTCTGTCTTTTGAAATAACTGCTGACCGATTGGCTCATGCCTATCTTTTTTGTGGTCCACGAGCTATTGGCAAAACGACCATGGCGAGGCTTTTAGCTAAATCTGTTAATTGTCAAAAACGTAAAAAGGGAAGTGCTGATCCGTGTAATGCTTGCCCAAGTTGTCTTGAAATTACTCAGGGAAATTCCTTAGATATTTCTGAAATTGATGCTGCGAGCCACACTGGCGTTGATAATGTTCGTGATTCAATTATCGCTGCAGCTCGTATTGCCCCATCTCGCTCAAAATATAAGGTATTTATTATTGATGAAGCACACATGCTTTCAACAGCTGCTTTTAATGCTTTATTAAAAATAATGGAAGAACCTCCTGTACACGTGATGTTTATCCTCTGCACTACGGAAGCTCATAAATTGCCATTAACGATTATCTCTCGTTGTCAGCGCTTTGATTTTAAAAAGATTGGTTATGCCGAGATTGTCAAAAAATTAACACGAATTGCGACCAGTGAAGATATTAATATTGAACCAGCAGTGATTGAAGCTGTGGCCAGACATTCTGGTGGACATATGCGTGATGCTGAGAGTTTGTTTGGGCAAATTATTTCCTTGGGAGGGGAGAGTAATTCACTCAAAGGAACAATGATTACCTTGGCTGAAGCTGAGTTAGTTATTCCTCGTAGTTTGCTCAAAGAAGCGATTACTTTTTTAGAATTTTTGATGATTAAAGATGCTTCGGGGGCAGTTGGTTATGTAAATCAATTAGTTGATGACGGCGTTGATTTGAAAATATTTTCCCAAGATGTTGTGGAAATGGCTCGGCAGGCACTGCTTGCAAAAATTAATCCTACGTCGGGTATAAAAACTGGTTTGGAGTTTGGTGATAGTATTGAAAGTAGATTGACTGATGTAACTGCAAAATTTGAGTTGGTTGATATTTCAACAATTATTGAACGGTTTAGTGTGGCGGGTAGGGAGATAAAAGACGCTCCGATTTCGCAACTACCTTTAGAACTAGCGATTGTTGATATTTGTTTTGGACCAACAGGTGAACCAAAAAGTCAGTACTCAACACCTTCGACTGTGCGTCCAAGTACCAAAGGTTCAGCACCCGCAGGAAATACTCTGAATAATCAAAATGTATCGTCTGGGCAAAGTTCGTCCGAAAATAAGCAACTAATGTTTACCCAAGCCGCCTTGAATGATGTTTGGCAGGAACTATTAATTCGGATTAGACAGCATAATCATTCTTTGGCTTTTGTCATTAAATCGTGTAACCCAACTGCCGGTGAGAATAATACCATCAGATTGGCTTTTAAATACAAGATTCATCATGATCGTTTAAATGACCCAGCTATTAAGGGCCTTGTTGAAGGTTTGCTTAAGGATATCTCAGGGCAATCTGTGAGTATTATCCCAGTCCTTGACCCAGAGGCAATTATCATAGATACTATGAAATCAGATGTCTTGGACGTAGAGCCAGCAACAATAGCCAGTGCAGCGGTTGAAGCGGCTGGTATTGATTCGTCAGCGATTGATAATTTACTCAAGACGTTTGGTGGGAAAGTAGTGGGGTAA